In Pedobacter sp. WC2423, the following are encoded in one genomic region:
- the ahcY gene encoding adenosylhomocysteinase encodes MSSVETTYVPFKVKDISLAEWGRKEIGLAEAEMPGLMSLRAEFGPSKPLKGARIAGCLHMTIQTAVLIETLVELGAEVTWSSCNIFSTQDHAAAAIAAAGIQVYAWKGLNEADFDWCIEQTLHFGPEQQPLNMILDDGGDLTNMVFDKFPELIAAIKGLSEETTTGVHRLYERMKNGTLHLPAINVNDSVTKSKFDNKYGCRESLVDAIRRATDVMLAGKVAVVAGYGDVGKGSAESLSSQGVRVIVSEIDPICALQAAMEGYEVKKFATAVQEADIVVTTTGNCNIVRPEHFRVMKDKVIVCNIGHFDNEIDVAWLNSNYGDTKIEIKPQVDKYTIDGKDVILLAEGRLVNLGCATGHPSFVMSASFTNQTLAQLELWTNPGKYENKVYVLPKSLDEKVARLHLAKIGVELDVLDQQQADYIGVPVEGPFKPEAYRY; translated from the coding sequence ATGTCATCAGTAGAGACTACTTACGTTCCTTTTAAAGTAAAGGACATTTCACTGGCAGAATGGGGCCGTAAAGAAATTGGATTAGCAGAAGCAGAAATGCCAGGCTTAATGTCTTTGCGTGCTGAATTTGGTCCTTCAAAACCATTAAAAGGTGCACGTATCGCAGGATGTTTGCACATGACTATCCAGACTGCGGTTTTAATTGAAACTTTAGTTGAACTTGGAGCAGAAGTGACCTGGTCATCCTGCAATATTTTCTCTACACAAGATCACGCTGCTGCTGCTATTGCTGCTGCCGGAATCCAGGTTTACGCTTGGAAAGGCCTGAATGAAGCAGATTTCGACTGGTGTATTGAGCAAACTTTACATTTCGGTCCTGAGCAACAACCGTTAAATATGATCTTAGACGATGGTGGTGACTTAACTAACATGGTTTTCGATAAATTCCCTGAGCTGATCGCTGCAATCAAAGGATTATCAGAAGAAACGACTACTGGTGTTCACCGTTTATATGAGCGTATGAAAAACGGTACTTTGCATTTACCAGCTATCAATGTAAATGACTCTGTTACTAAATCTAAATTTGACAACAAATACGGTTGCCGTGAGTCATTGGTAGATGCGATCCGTCGTGCTACTGATGTTATGCTTGCAGGTAAAGTTGCTGTAGTTGCAGGTTACGGTGATGTAGGTAAAGGTTCTGCTGAATCTTTAAGCTCACAAGGTGTACGTGTTATCGTTTCTGAAATTGATCCTATCTGTGCATTACAAGCTGCAATGGAAGGTTATGAAGTAAAGAAATTTGCTACAGCAGTTCAAGAAGCTGATATCGTTGTGACTACTACAGGTAACTGTAATATCGTTCGTCCTGAGCATTTCAGAGTAATGAAAGATAAAGTTATCGTTTGTAACATTGGTCACTTTGACAATGAAATCGATGTGGCCTGGTTAAACTCTAACTATGGTGATACTAAAATCGAAATCAAACCACAGGTTGATAAATATACTATCGACGGTAAAGACGTTATTTTATTAGCTGAAGGCCGTTTAGTAAACTTAGGATGTGCTACCGGCCACCCAAGTTTCGTGATGTCTGCCTCTTTCACTAACCAGACTTTAGCGCAGTTAGAGCTTTGGACTAACCCAGGAAAATATGAGAACAAAGTATATGTTCTTCCTAAATCACTGGATGAGAAAGTAGCCCGTTTACACCTGGCAAAAATCGGTGTTGAATTAGACGTATTAGATCAGCAACAAGCGGATTATATCGGTGTACCAGTTGAAGGTCCTTTCAAACCAGAAGCTTACAGATACTAG
- the gcvP gene encoding aminomethyl-transferring glycine dehydrogenase, with the protein MSLNIHYKEDFKNRHIAPNAEDTEAMLSTLGLNSIEELIEQTVPQKIRLKKPLNLPVAKSEKEYLESLRQTASLNKVFKSYIGQGYYDTTTPGVILRNVMENPGWYTQYTPYQAEIAQGRLQALLNFQTMVIDLTGMEIANASLLDEGTAAAEAMFMQFSLRKNTQANKFFVSELLFPQTIDILKTRANPFGIELVIGDHQTFEATEEFFGAIVQYPAGNGEVFNYTSFAEKAHAKNVKLTVVADVLSLTLLTPPGEWGADIVVGTTQRFGVPMGFGGPHAAFFATKDEYKRSIPGRIIGVTIDSHNNYALRMALQTREQHIRRDKATSNICTAQALLAIMAGFYAVYHGPKGLKLIAERTHGLAVALSQSIEQIGYKQLNKVFFDTIRVDLGDLKDSIHKECIDNEINLNYIGSVATIALDETTSIEDIKLLNKIFSKVKGISADSVELAEEKNIQTVIPAELQRTSAYLTHPVFNLHHSEHEMLRYIKSLEAKDLSLCHSMIALGSCTMKLNATTEMIPVTWAEFGRVHPFAPADQVAGYYTVFNEIDRWLSEITGFAAMSLQPNAGAQGEYAGLMVIRAYHQDRGDHQRNIALIPSSAHGTNPASAAMAGMKIVIVKCDANGNIDVADLKAKAEEHKANLSCFMVTYPSTHGVFEESIIEICEVIHANGGQVYMDGANMNAQVGLTSPANIGADVCHLNLHKTFCIPHGGGGPGMGPIGVAAHLVKYLPGHAVVDINNEKSIHAVSSAPWGSASILIISHAYIAMMGGEGLKNATEYAILNANYMKARLEKHYPVLYSGSKGRCAHEMILDCRGFKNFGIEVVDIAKRLMDYGFHAPTVSFPVAGTLMVEPTESEPKHELDRFCDALIAIRNEITQVENGKLDKLDNPLKNAPHTAAKVTGDEWAHSYSRQTAAFPLPYVAEHKFWPSVGRVNDSFGDRSLVCACPPIESYMEEEVSL; encoded by the coding sequence ATGAGTTTAAACATCCATTACAAAGAAGACTTTAAAAACCGTCATATCGCTCCAAATGCGGAGGATACGGAGGCTATGTTAAGCACCCTTGGTCTGAATTCTATTGAAGAACTGATTGAACAAACTGTTCCTCAAAAAATCAGACTGAAAAAACCACTTAATTTACCTGTTGCTAAGTCTGAGAAAGAATATTTGGAAAGCCTTAGACAAACGGCTTCACTGAATAAAGTTTTCAAATCTTATATCGGACAAGGATATTATGACACCACTACTCCAGGAGTAATTCTGAGAAATGTGATGGAAAATCCAGGATGGTATACACAATATACTCCATACCAGGCTGAAATTGCGCAAGGTCGTTTACAGGCTTTGCTGAACTTCCAGACTATGGTTATTGACCTTACAGGTATGGAAATTGCAAATGCCTCTCTTTTAGATGAAGGTACTGCTGCTGCTGAAGCGATGTTTATGCAATTCAGTTTGCGTAAAAATACACAGGCAAACAAGTTTTTCGTTTCGGAATTGTTATTCCCTCAAACTATAGACATTTTAAAAACACGTGCAAATCCATTCGGAATTGAACTGGTCATTGGTGATCACCAGACGTTTGAAGCAACTGAAGAGTTTTTTGGCGCAATCGTTCAATATCCTGCCGGAAATGGTGAAGTGTTTAACTATACTTCATTCGCTGAAAAAGCACATGCTAAAAATGTTAAATTAACAGTGGTTGCTGATGTTTTAAGCTTAACGCTATTAACTCCTCCGGGAGAATGGGGAGCTGACATCGTTGTGGGTACTACTCAACGTTTTGGTGTACCAATGGGCTTCGGTGGCCCGCATGCTGCATTTTTCGCTACTAAGGATGAGTATAAACGTTCTATCCCAGGAAGAATCATCGGTGTAACTATTGACAGTCACAACAATTACGCTTTACGTATGGCACTGCAAACCAGAGAGCAGCACATCCGTAGAGATAAAGCAACTTCAAATATCTGTACTGCACAGGCATTATTAGCTATTATGGCTGGTTTCTATGCGGTATACCATGGCCCGAAAGGTCTTAAATTAATTGCAGAAAGAACACACGGTTTAGCGGTTGCCCTTTCACAATCAATTGAGCAAATCGGTTATAAACAATTAAACAAAGTTTTCTTTGACACCATCCGTGTCGATTTAGGTGATTTAAAAGATTCAATCCATAAAGAATGTATCGATAATGAAATCAACCTGAACTATATCGGTAGTGTAGCTACAATCGCATTAGATGAGACTACTTCTATCGAAGACATCAAATTGCTGAATAAAATATTTTCTAAAGTAAAAGGTATCTCTGCGGACAGCGTTGAACTTGCTGAAGAAAAAAATATTCAAACTGTAATCCCTGCTGAATTACAACGTACTTCAGCTTACCTGACGCATCCGGTATTTAATCTGCACCATTCAGAACATGAGATGCTGCGTTATATCAAATCACTGGAAGCAAAAGATCTTTCTCTTTGTCATTCTATGATTGCTTTAGGTTCATGTACCATGAAGTTAAATGCAACGACAGAAATGATCCCGGTTACCTGGGCAGAGTTTGGCCGTGTTCACCCTTTTGCTCCGGCAGATCAGGTGGCTGGCTATTATACTGTATTCAATGAGATTGACAGATGGTTAAGTGAAATAACTGGTTTTGCAGCCATGAGTTTACAGCCAAATGCTGGTGCTCAGGGAGAATATGCAGGTTTAATGGTAATCAGAGCTTATCATCAGGATCGTGGTGATCATCAGCGTAATATTGCTTTAATCCCTTCTTCAGCACATGGTACTAATCCTGCATCCGCAGCAATGGCCGGAATGAAGATTGTGATTGTTAAATGTGATGCAAACGGTAATATTGATGTCGCTGATCTGAAAGCAAAAGCTGAAGAGCATAAAGCTAACCTATCTTGTTTCATGGTAACTTATCCGTCTACACATGGTGTATTTGAAGAAAGTATCATTGAGATCTGTGAAGTTATCCACGCCAATGGCGGACAGGTTTATATGGATGGTGCAAATATGAATGCACAGGTAGGTTTAACCAGCCCTGCAAACATTGGTGCTGATGTATGTCACCTGAACTTACATAAAACATTCTGCATTCCTCACGGTGGTGGCGGTCCTGGTATGGGCCCGATTGGTGTTGCTGCACATCTGGTAAAATACTTACCGGGTCATGCTGTAGTAGATATCAACAATGAGAAATCAATTCACGCAGTATCTTCTGCTCCATGGGGTTCTGCTTCTATCCTGATCATCTCTCATGCTTATATTGCAATGATGGGTGGCGAAGGGTTGAAAAATGCGACTGAATATGCAATTTTAAATGCGAACTACATGAAAGCGCGTTTAGAGAAACATTATCCAGTACTTTATTCCGGAAGTAAAGGACGTTGTGCTCATGAAATGATCCTGGATTGCCGCGGGTTCAAAAACTTCGGCATCGAGGTAGTTGATATTGCGAAAAGATTAATGGATTATGGTTTCCATGCACCAACGGTATCTTTCCCGGTTGCCGGAACATTAATGGTTGAGCCCACAGAAAGTGAACCTAAACATGAGCTTGACCGTTTCTGCGATGCTTTAATTGCCATCAGAAATGAAATTACTCAAGTAGAGAACGGTAAACTGGATAAGTTAGATAATCCATTAAAAAATGCGCCACATACTGCTGCTAAAGTTACGGGAGATGAATGGGCACATAGCTACAGCAGACAAACTGCCGCTTTCCCATTACCTTATGTAGCTGAACATAAATTCTGGCCTTCGGTTGGAAGAGTTAACGACTCATTTGGAGACAGGTCATTAGTATGTGCCTGCCCGCCAATAGAAAGTTATATGGAAGAAGAAGTTAGTTTATAA
- a CDS encoding DUF2235 domain-containing protein — protein MGNGNITKIANGHMQEVAKQEHTSFAKTIQSNAAQKVKENSKDGIVYGEPKQMKYTTVDGIDIIAGVFFDGTLNNMTNTKNHDTGKNKGSYGNDLSNVARLLAYYKESDKIIKTYTEGMGTTNLDSDDTTGSGFGAGKTGIPKKVLKGCQQLADRVVAKATKKKVNTLTIDVFGFSRGAAAARNFIYEVTHAEYTTYQAGTGVRYDMHRQETTLEKLPKGGELGKLLLAKGVKVTNIIIRFVGLFDTVSSFNKSGFVISPDFSNDVEELHLDRLFKAQKVIHFTAENEHRKYFALTRIQSAGNKGIERELPGVHSDIGGSYPDETEYVDEILNGNSDVLEKEKNRLIAEGWYSEGQLELHSILGKLSGTRVLKKNYSYIPLHFMSEFGLKEPVPLPFDQAGVEGEYKLTYTMLHGVKKKLHGYVFGKEPPYKFIYYKQLMANYNAKKISAFDYNKAVAEQKDLRVLRNKFLHWSADYDGIGDPFQPNIENGVRKRIPYEG, from the coding sequence ATGGGAAATGGTAATATCACGAAAATTGCCAATGGGCATATGCAGGAAGTGGCAAAACAGGAACATACTTCTTTTGCCAAGACTATACAGTCCAATGCTGCTCAAAAAGTAAAGGAGAACTCTAAAGACGGAATTGTTTACGGAGAACCTAAACAAATGAAATACACCACGGTTGATGGAATAGACATTATTGCGGGAGTATTCTTTGATGGTACTTTAAACAATATGACCAATACCAAAAACCATGACACGGGTAAAAATAAAGGGAGTTATGGAAATGATCTGTCTAATGTAGCGAGGCTGCTCGCTTATTACAAAGAATCTGATAAGATCATCAAGACCTATACCGAAGGAATGGGAACGACGAACCTGGACTCAGATGATACCACGGGTTCTGGATTTGGTGCCGGAAAAACCGGTATACCTAAAAAGGTTTTGAAAGGTTGCCAGCAACTGGCTGACCGTGTTGTAGCCAAAGCCACAAAGAAAAAGGTGAATACATTAACGATTGATGTATTTGGTTTCAGCAGGGGGGCAGCTGCCGCGAGAAATTTCATATATGAGGTGACTCATGCTGAATATACAACCTATCAGGCAGGTACAGGTGTCAGATATGATATGCACAGACAGGAGACTACCCTGGAGAAATTGCCAAAAGGCGGAGAATTAGGTAAACTACTACTAGCTAAAGGTGTGAAAGTCACCAATATCATTATTCGTTTTGTGGGTTTATTCGATACCGTATCATCGTTTAATAAAAGTGGTTTTGTGATTTCTCCTGATTTTAGCAATGATGTGGAAGAACTGCATCTGGACAGGCTTTTTAAAGCACAGAAAGTTATTCATTTTACTGCTGAAAATGAGCATCGTAAATATTTCGCGCTTACCCGTATTCAAAGTGCCGGAAACAAAGGTATTGAGAGAGAACTGCCGGGTGTACACTCTGATATTGGAGGTAGTTATCCGGATGAAACCGAATATGTAGATGAAATTCTGAATGGTAACAGTGATGTGCTGGAAAAAGAAAAAAACAGGCTCATTGCTGAAGGCTGGTATTCAGAAGGACAACTGGAATTGCATTCTATACTGGGTAAATTATCAGGTACACGTGTGCTGAAAAAAAATTACAGCTATATCCCGCTTCATTTTATGTCGGAATTCGGATTGAAAGAACCGGTGCCTTTACCTTTTGATCAGGCTGGTGTAGAAGGTGAATATAAATTAACCTATACCATGTTACATGGGGTTAAAAAGAAGTTACATGGGTATGTATTTGGTAAGGAGCCTCCTTATAAATTCATATACTATAAACAATTAATGGCAAATTATAATGCCAAAAAAATTAGTGCATTTGATTATAACAAAGCAGTAGCCGAACAAAAGGACCTGAGAGTGTTACGGAATAAATTCCTGCATTGGTCGGCTGATTATGACGGAATAGGAGACCCATTCCAGCCAAATATAGAGAATGGTGTACGTAAAAGAATACCTTATGAAGGTTAA
- a CDS encoding pyridoxine 5'-phosphate synthase: protein MAKLSVNINKIATLRNSRGGNNPDLVKVALDCERFGAEGITVHPRPDERHIRYQDVFDLKTAISTEFNIEGNCKEQKFIDLVLANKPAQVTLVPDTEGQITSNHGWDTIKHQAYLKEMVQLFQKEGIRVSIFTDPVREIIEAAQTTGTDRIELYTEYYAANYAKDPVMAISPYTQAAHTANKLGLGINAGHDLDLQNLKYFADNIPNLLEVSIGHALISDSLYLGLENTIQLYLKQL from the coding sequence ATGGCAAAACTATCAGTAAATATCAATAAAATAGCCACGTTACGCAACAGTCGCGGGGGAAACAATCCAGATCTGGTTAAGGTAGCACTTGACTGTGAACGTTTTGGTGCGGAAGGAATCACTGTACATCCAAGACCTGATGAACGTCATATCCGTTATCAGGATGTATTCGATCTTAAAACAGCCATTTCAACAGAATTCAATATAGAAGGTAACTGCAAAGAACAAAAATTCATTGATCTTGTACTGGCCAACAAGCCCGCACAGGTAACATTGGTACCAGATACTGAAGGACAGATCACTTCCAATCATGGATGGGATACTATAAAACACCAGGCCTATCTTAAAGAAATGGTTCAGCTATTTCAAAAAGAAGGGATCAGAGTTTCGATTTTCACAGATCCGGTAAGGGAAATTATCGAAGCTGCACAAACGACAGGAACTGACCGGATAGAACTTTATACAGAGTATTATGCAGCTAATTACGCAAAAGACCCTGTAATGGCAATCAGTCCGTATACGCAAGCTGCACATACAGCGAATAAACTAGGTTTAGGAATCAATGCCGGGCATGATCTTGACTTGCAGAACCTGAAATACTTTGCGGATAACATCCCTAATTTACTGGAAGTTTCTATTGGCCATGCTCTAATCAGCGATTCCTTGTATTTAGGTCTGGAAAACACAATTCAGCTCTATTTGAAACAATTGTAG
- the tssD gene encoding type VI secretion system tube protein TssD encodes MAFKARLNFSGKEYDVLHCSYSLNRDVDAKGRPSSGVYGGTIDVEIESTEDTSIVESMVNNQYKPLAGTLLIKKSEEDAKMKEVHFEDGYIVKYTEGINITGANPMTLKFQISARKLKLGNAEHINDWPKA; translated from the coding sequence ATGGCTTTCAAAGCAAGATTAAACTTTTCGGGCAAGGAGTACGATGTACTCCATTGTTCCTATTCGCTGAACCGGGATGTAGACGCCAAAGGAAGACCCTCTTCCGGAGTATATGGTGGTACAATCGACGTGGAAATTGAATCAACAGAAGACACTTCTATCGTTGAATCAATGGTTAACAATCAATATAAACCTTTAGCAGGCACACTGCTGATCAAGAAATCTGAAGAAGATGCCAAAATGAAAGAAGTTCATTTTGAGGATGGTTATATTGTCAAGTATACCGAAGGAATTAATATCACTGGTGCTAATCCAATGACCCTGAAATTTCAGATTTCTGCCCGTAAACTGAAGCTTGGCAATGCCGAGCACATCAATGACTGGCCGAAAGCTTAA
- a CDS encoding type VI secretion system Vgr family protein has translation MEKKINLEIHIDDTAIVHFNSLSITQAFNRHHEFELIINQDVIEQTGGFKIDQSKTWVGKSFIVSIDKGNMDFKGVVCEVNLTQSHGLRGNLIIKGFSPTILLETGGNLISYSDMKLDEIVTKVTSTIPANEMDFAIKPAYKEELKYITQFKESNFAFINRLSSEYGEFFYYDGKALHFGMPSSQRTVSLVHGQNLNFMNMAVRIQPMNFSYYSYRSQEDNTMSTNSANQSKGLNDYAQHAFKESTTVFDSKVNTPVKPRVENKSQLEQLADKHKAAMASNLSDLTGESTNTALNIGSIADVQVSHKIGSATFNQDSVGKFLVTEISHHIDGLGRYNNTFKGVPSNTEVLPVAHIQAPQAESQVAIVTDNNDPSQTGRIKVQMLWQKDNSTTDWIRVLTPDGGSSEPFAKNRGYVFIPEVGDQVVVGFRYNDPDRPFVMGSIFHGNTGAGGKDANHLKSITTRSGHLVEFNDGPSGHGITITDINKNLIHIDTSGNNITITANENMTLNSKNMQINVGENLDINVGKNIGTLAGNDMTTQVGVNNTISTGADYSLTAANISEVALDAFKSEATNITKTAAGALSMSSLEGSITKHAAKTIHNNSGEKSNLF, from the coding sequence ATGGAAAAGAAAATAAATCTGGAAATACACATTGATGATACAGCAATTGTTCATTTTAACTCACTGAGTATTACTCAGGCGTTTAACCGTCACCATGAATTTGAGCTCATCATTAACCAGGATGTGATTGAACAAACCGGGGGATTTAAAATTGACCAGTCAAAAACATGGGTCGGCAAGAGCTTTATCGTTAGTATTGATAAAGGTAATATGGACTTTAAAGGGGTGGTTTGCGAAGTTAACCTGACGCAAAGCCATGGTCTGAGAGGTAACCTGATTATCAAAGGATTTTCTCCGACAATCTTGCTGGAAACCGGCGGAAATCTTATCTCTTACAGTGATATGAAGCTGGATGAGATTGTGACAAAAGTTACAAGCACCATTCCAGCCAATGAGATGGATTTTGCGATTAAACCTGCTTACAAAGAAGAACTTAAATATATCACTCAATTTAAAGAGAGCAACTTTGCTTTCATTAACAGACTGAGCTCCGAATATGGTGAATTCTTCTATTACGATGGAAAAGCACTTCATTTTGGAATGCCTTCCAGCCAGCGCACCGTTTCACTGGTGCACGGTCAGAACCTGAACTTTATGAATATGGCAGTGCGGATTCAACCGATGAATTTTTCTTATTATTCCTATCGTTCTCAGGAAGATAATACCATGTCTACCAACTCTGCTAACCAGAGTAAAGGACTCAATGATTACGCTCAGCATGCCTTTAAGGAATCCACTACTGTATTTGACAGTAAAGTGAATACGCCGGTCAAACCAAGGGTAGAAAATAAAAGTCAGCTGGAACAACTGGCTGATAAACATAAAGCTGCAATGGCTTCAAACCTTTCTGATCTTACCGGAGAGAGCACCAATACCGCTTTAAATATCGGAAGCATTGCGGATGTGCAGGTTTCTCATAAAATAGGATCGGCAACTTTTAACCAGGATTCTGTTGGCAAGTTTCTGGTCACAGAAATCAGCCATCATATTGATGGTCTGGGCAGATATAACAATACTTTTAAAGGTGTTCCTTCCAATACAGAAGTTTTACCTGTGGCACATATTCAGGCTCCTCAGGCAGAGTCTCAGGTAGCTATTGTTACCGATAACAATGATCCTTCGCAAACGGGCAGGATTAAAGTACAGATGCTTTGGCAAAAAGACAATTCTACTACCGACTGGATCAGGGTACTGACTCCTGATGGAGGAAGCAGTGAACCTTTTGCAAAAAACAGGGGATATGTTTTTATTCCTGAAGTTGGTGACCAGGTGGTAGTCGGGTTCAGGTATAATGATCCGGACAGACCATTTGTAATGGGAAGTATTTTTCATGGCAATACGGGTGCCGGAGGTAAGGACGCGAATCACCTGAAAAGTATTACCACCAGAAGCGGACACCTGGTAGAATTCAACGACGGGCCTTCCGGACATGGAATTACCATCACAGATATCAATAAAAACCTGATTCATATTGATACCAGCGGAAATAACATTACGATTACTGCTAATGAGAACATGACTTTGAATTCAAAGAACATGCAGATCAATGTAGGAGAGAATCTGGATATTAACGTAGGTAAGAATATTGGAACACTTGCGGGCAATGATATGACCACGCAGGTTGGCGTAAATAACACGATCAGTACCGGAGCTGACTATTCATTAACTGCTGCGAATATCAGTGAGGTTGCTTTGGATGCTTTTAAGAGTGAGGCTACCAATATTACCAAGACTGCGGCAGGTGCGCTCAGTATGAGTAGTCTGGAGGGTAGCATTACCAAACATGCTGCCAAAACGATTCACAATAATAGCGGAGAAAAAAGTAATCTCTTTTAG
- a CDS encoding polysaccharide deacetylase — protein MNRYNIIVNRSTFCVIICCFLIFGAIVCSAQEVIKNYTVYTGVVKVQGTELLAIRKMEKSGKVVYLTVNPQTLTTQLIADVVVRPMDWKSSKAYFQQTPYFKAYDAAAKQALALQDAGVTHGFLKDKGITLTIDLCPSHKPLDRIIFTSLIKEFAKIEQPVPVALSITGRWMLTHTDDLNWLKELVAKKEIDITWIDHSFNHHVSPTAPLKTNFLLEPGTDMNFEILGTELAMLQHGLIPSVFFRFPGLVSDQRVVDKVLAYGIIPVGSDAWLAKGQKPAAGSIVLIHGNGNEPAGVADFIKLLKSKTAEVTSKQWLMYDLSESVEDEFGGSE, from the coding sequence ATGAACAGGTATAATATTATTGTAAACAGGTCAACGTTCTGTGTAATTATTTGTTGTTTTTTAATTTTTGGAGCAATTGTCTGTTCTGCACAAGAGGTGATTAAAAATTATACAGTTTATACTGGGGTCGTAAAGGTGCAGGGAACCGAACTTTTGGCAATCCGGAAAATGGAAAAATCGGGTAAAGTAGTTTACCTGACTGTCAATCCACAGACTTTAACGACACAATTGATTGCCGATGTTGTGGTACGCCCAATGGACTGGAAAAGTTCAAAAGCTTATTTTCAGCAGACCCCATATTTTAAAGCTTATGATGCTGCAGCAAAACAAGCACTGGCATTACAGGATGCCGGAGTTACCCATGGCTTCCTTAAAGACAAAGGAATAACGCTGACTATCGATCTTTGTCCTTCGCATAAACCGCTGGACCGGATTATCTTCACTTCATTGATTAAGGAGTTTGCAAAAATTGAGCAGCCTGTTCCTGTAGCGCTTTCTATAACCGGACGCTGGATGTTAACACATACTGACGATTTGAACTGGCTGAAAGAACTGGTTGCAAAAAAAGAAATTGATATCACCTGGATTGATCACTCTTTCAATCACCATGTGAGCCCGACTGCACCCTTAAAGACTAATTTTCTGTTAGAACCGGGTACGGATATGAATTTTGAAATATTGGGTACCGAACTGGCGATGTTGCAGCATGGTTTGATTCCTTCTGTTTTTTTCAGGTTCCCGGGGCTGGTTTCTGATCAGCGGGTAGTGGATAAAGTTTTAGCTTATGGGATTATCCCGGTAGGGAGTGATGCCTGGTTAGCAAAAGGGCAGAAGCCTGCTGCGGGCAGTATCGTTCTGATTCATGGAAATGGAAACGAACCTGCAGGGGTGGCTGATTTTATCAAGCTGTTAAAAAGTAAGACAGCCGAGGTCACAAGCAAGCAATGGCTGATGTATGATTTGTCGGAAAGTGTAGAAGATGAATTTGGAGGATCTGAATAG
- the tssD gene encoding type VI secretion system tube protein TssD, with protein MAFKTRLTLGAKEFDVLQCSFSLNRDVDAKGRPSSGVYGGSIHLEIESTEDTSVIESMVNNQYKPLAGTIVFKKGEEDAKMKELSFEDGYIIQYNEGIAVNDNTPMTLSFVISARKLKLGNAEHTNDWPKA; from the coding sequence ATGGCTTTTAAAACCAGATTAACTCTAGGCGCTAAGGAATTCGATGTACTGCAATGCAGTTTCTCGTTAAATAGAGATGTAGATGCTAAAGGACGTCCGTCTTCCGGTGTTTATGGTGGATCTATTCACCTTGAAATAGAATCGACCGAAGATACTTCAGTTATCGAATCCATGGTCAATAATCAATACAAACCATTAGCAGGCACAATCGTATTTAAAAAAGGCGAAGAAGATGCCAAGATGAAAGAGCTTTCATTTGAAGATGGGTATATCATTCAGTATAATGAAGGGATTGCTGTTAATGACAATACCCCAATGACACTGAGTTTTGTCATTTCTGCCAGGAAACTAAAACTTGGAAATGCTGAGCATACCAACGACTGGCCAAAAGCTTAA